The following proteins are co-located in the Streptomyces sp. NBC_01198 genome:
- a CDS encoding ferredoxin, which translates to MSNETAEALEVWIDQDLCTGDGICVQYAPEVFELDIDGLAYVKGEDDELRQAPGATVPVPVALLRDVVDSAKECPGDCIHVRRAADRTEVYGPDAE; encoded by the coding sequence GTGAGCAACGAGACGGCCGAAGCGCTTGAGGTCTGGATCGATCAGGACCTGTGCACCGGTGACGGGATCTGCGTGCAGTACGCGCCCGAGGTGTTCGAGCTGGACATCGACGGCCTCGCCTATGTCAAGGGTGAGGACGACGAGCTGCGGCAGGCCCCTGGGGCCACCGTACCCGTACCGGTGGCTTTGCTGCGGGATGTCGTGGATTCGGCCAAGGAGTGCCCCGGCGACTGCATCCACGTACGCCGGGCCGCCGACCGTACCGAGGTCTACGGCCCCGACGCGGAGTGA